From the genome of Symphalangus syndactylus isolate Jambi chromosome 7, NHGRI_mSymSyn1-v2.1_pri, whole genome shotgun sequence, one region includes:
- the PCDHB7 gene encoding protocadherin beta-7 gives MEARVERAVQKRQVLFLCVFLGMSWAGAEPLQYFVAEETERGTFLTNLAKDLGLGVGELRARGTRIVSDQNMQFLLLSSLTGDLLLNEKLDREELCGPREPCVLPFQLLLEKPFQIFRAELWVRDINDHSPVFLDREISLKILESTTPGAAFLLESAQDSDVGTNSLSNYTISPNAYFHINVHDSGEGNIYPELVLNQVLDREEIPEFSLTLTALDGGSPPRSGTALVRILVLDINDNVPDFVRSLYKVQVPENSPVGSMVVSVSARDLDTGSNGEIAYAFSYATERILKTFQINPTSGNLHLKAELDYEAIQTYTLTIQAKDGGGLSGKCTVVVEVTDINDNRPELLLSSLTSPVAENSPETVVAVFRIRDRDSGNNGKTVCSIQEDLPFILKPSVENFYTLVAEKSLDRERNTEYNITITVTDLGTPRLKTEYNITVLVSDVNDNAPAFTQTSYTLFVRENNSPALHIGSVSATDRDSGTNAQVTYSLLPPQDPHLPLASLVSINADNGHLFALRSLDYEALQAFEFRVGATDRGSPALSSEALVRVRVLDANDNSPFVLYPLQNGSAPCTELVPRAAEPGYLVTKVVAVDGDSGQNAWLSYQLLKATEPGLFGVWAHNGEVRTARLLSERDAAKHRLVVLVKDNGEPPRSATATLHVLLVDGFSQPYLPLPEAAPAQAQADSLTVYLVVALASVSSLFLFSVLLFVAVRLCRRSRAASVGRCSVPEGLLPGHLVDVSGTGTLSQSYQYEVCLTGGSGTNEFKFLKPIIPNLLPQSTGREVEENRPFQNQLGF, from the coding sequence ATGGAGGCCAGAGTGGAGCGTGCTGTGCAGAAAAGGCAAGTcttatttctttgtgtatttctGGGGATGTCTTGGGCTGGCGCCGAACCGCTTCAGTATTTTGTGGCGGAGGAAACCGAGAGAGGCACCTTTCTTACCAACTTGGCAAAAGACCTAGGGTTAGGGGTAGGGGAACTGAGAGCCCGGGGAACTAGAATTGTTTCAGACCAGAACATGCAATTTTTACTGCTCAGTTCGCTTACTGGTGATTTACTTCTAAATGAGAAATTGGACCGAGAGGAACTGTGTGGCCCCAGAGAGCCCTGTGTGCTGCCTTTCCAGTTGTTATTGGAAAAACCTTTTCAGATTTTCCGTGCTGAACTATGGGTCAGAGACATCAATGATCACTCTCCAGTATTTCTAGACAGAGAGATTTCCTTGAAAATATTAGAAAGTACCACGCCAGGGGCGGCATTTCTCCTAGAGAGTGCGCAGGATTCAGATGTTGGAACCAACAGCCTGAGTAACTACACCATCAGCCCCAATGCCTACTTCCATATTAATGTCCATGATAGCGGGGAGGGGAATATCTATCCCGAATTGGTGCTGAATCAAGTGCTGGATCGGGAAGAGATACCAGAGTTCAGTTTAACCCTCACCGCTTTAGATGGCGGCTCTCCTCCTAGATCAGGTACCGCCCTCGTGCGCATCCTGGTTCTAGACATAAATGACAACGTCCCTGATTTTGTGCGGTCGCTCTACAAGGTGCAGGTGCCCGAAAATAGCCCCGTTGGTTCCATGGTTGTCTCCGTGTCAGCCAGAGATTTAGATACCGGAAGTAATGGGGAAATAGCCTATGCATTTTCTTATGCCACTGAAAGAATTCTCAAAACGTTTCAAATCAATCCAACATCTGGCAATCTTCATCTTAAAGCGGAATTGGACTATGAGGCAATTCAAACTTATACATTAACTATTCAGGCCAAAGATGGCGGCGGGCTTTCTGGAAAATGCACTGTGGTGGTTGAGGTAACAGATATAAACGATAATCGACCCGAGCTGCTCCTGTCTTCACTTACTAGCCCAGTTGCAGAAAACTCACCCGAGACAGTCGTGGCTGTTTTTAGGATTAGAGACAGAGATTCCGGGAACAATGGAAAGACAGTGTGCTCCATCCAGGAAGATCTCCCCTTCATCCTGAAGCCATCTGTAGAGAACTTCTATACTCTGGTAGCAGAGAAATCTTTGGATCGAGAGAGGAACACTGAGTACAACATCACCATCACCGTCACCGACTTGGGGACACCCAGGCTGAAAACAGAGTACAACATAACTGTTCTGGTCTCCGACGTCAATGACAACGCCCCCGCCTTCACCCAAACCTCCTACACCCTGTTCGTCCGCGAGAACAACAGCCCCGCCCTGCACATCGGCAGCGTCAGCGCCACAGACAGAGACTCAGGCACCAACGCCCAGGTCACCTACTCGCTGCTGCCGCCCCAGGACCCGCACCTGCCCCTCGCCTCCCTGGTCTCCATCAACGCCGACAACGGCCACCTGTTCGCCCTCAGGTCGCTGGACTACGAGGCCCTGCAGGCGTTCGAGTTTCGCGTGGGCGCCACAGACCGCGGCTCCCCGGCGCTGAGCAGCGAGGCGCTGGTGCGCGTGCGGGTGCTGGACGCCAACGACAACTCGCCCTTCGTGCTGTACCCGCTGCAAAACGGCTCCGCGCCCTGCACCGAGCTGGTGCCCCGGGCGGCCGAGCCGGGCTACCTGGTGACCAAGGTGGTGGCTGTGGACGGTGACTCGGGCCAGAACGCCTGGCTGTCGTACCAGCTGCTCAAGGCCACGGAGCCCGGGCTGTTCGGCGTGTGGGCGCACAATGGCGAGGTGCGCACCGCCAGGCTGCTGAGCGAGCGCGACGCAGCCAAGCACAGGCTGGTGGTGCTGGTCAAGGACAATGGCGAGCCTCCGCGCTCTGCCACCGCCACGCTGCACGTGCTCCTGGTGGACGGCTTCTCCCAGCCCTACCTGCCTCTCCCTGAGGCGGCcccagcccaggcccaggccGACTCGCTCACCGTCTACCTGGTGGTGGCGTTGGCCTCGGTGTCTTCGCTCTTCCTCTTCTCGGTGCTCCTGTTCGTGGCGGTGCGGCTGTGCAGGAGGAGCAGGGCGGCCTCGGTGGGTCGCTGCTCGGTGCCCGAGGGCCTCCTTCCAGGACATCTGGTGGACGTGAGCGGCACCGGAACCCTGTCCCAGAGCTACCAGTATGAGGTGTGTCTGACTGGAGGTTCCGGGACAAATGAGTTCAAGTTTCTGAAACCAATTATCCCCAACCTGCTACCCCAGAGCACAGGCAGGGAAGTGGAAGAAAATCGCCCATTTCAGAATCAGTTGGGTTTCTGA
- the LOC129486259 gene encoding protocadherin beta-8, which translates to MEASGKLICRQRQVLFSFLLSGLSLAGAAEPRRYSVVEETEGSSFVTNLAKDLGLEQREFSRRGVRVVSRGNKLHLQLNQETGDLLLNEKLDREDLCGHTEPCVLRFQVLLESPFEFFQAELQVIDINDHSPVFLDKQMLVKVSESSPPGTTFPLKNAEDLDVGQNNIENYIISSNSYFRVLTRKRSDGRKYPELVLDKALDREEEAELRLTLIALDGGSPPRSGTAQVYIEVVDVNDNAPEFEQAFYRVQISEDSPVGFLVVKVSATDVDTGVNGEISYSLFQASDEISKTFKVDFLTGVIRLKKQLDFEKFQSYEVNIEARDAGGFSGKCTVLIQVMDVNDHAPEVTMSAFTSPIPENQPETVVALFSVSDLDSGENGKISCSIQEDLPFLLKSSVGNFYTLLTETPLDRESRAEYNVTITITDLGTPRLTTHLNMTVLVSDVNDNAPAFTQTSYTLFVRENNSPALHIGSVSATDRDSGTNAQITYSLLPPQDPHLPLASLVSINADNGHLFAVISLDYEVLQAFEFRVGATDRGSPALSSEALVRVLVLDANDNSPFVLYPLQNGSAPCTELVPRAAEPGYLVTKVVAVDGDSGQNAWLSYQLLKATEPGLFGVWAHNGEVRTARLLSERDAAKHRLVVLVKDNGEPPRSATATLHVLLVDGFSQPYLPLPEAAPAQAQADLLTVYLVVALASVSSLFLLSVLLFVAVRLCRRSKAASVGRCSVPEGPFPGHLVDVSGTGSLSQNYQYEVCLAGGSGTNEFQFLKPVLPNIQGHSFGPEMEENSNFRNGFGFSLQLK; encoded by the coding sequence ATGGAGGCCAGCGGGAAGCTCATTTGCAGACAAAGGCaagtccttttttcctttctcctttcggGCTTATCTCTGGCGGGCGCGGCGGAACCTAGACGCTATTCTGTGGTGGAGGAAACTGAGGGCAGCTCCTTTGTCACCAATTTAGCAAAGGACCTGGGTCTGGAGCAGAGGGAATTCTCCAGGCGGGGGGTTAGGGTTGTTTCCAGAGGGAACAAACTACATTTGCAGCTCAATCAGGAGACCGGGGATTTGTTGCTCAATGAGAAATTGGACCGTGAGGATCTGTGCGGTCACACAGAGCCCTGTGTGCTACGTTTCCAAGTGTTGCTAGAGAGTCCCTTCGAGTTTTTTCAAGCTGAGCTACAAGTAATAGACATAAACGACCACTCTCCAGTATTTCTGGACAAACAAATGTTGGTGAAAGTGTCAGAGAGCAGTCCTCCTGGGACTACGTTTCCCCTGAAGAATGCTGAAGACTTAGACGTAggccaaaacaatattgaaaactATATAATCAGCTCCAATTCCTATTTTCGGGTCCTCACCCGCAAACGCAGTGATGGAAGGAAATATCCAGAGCTGGTGCTGGACAAAGCGCTGGACCGAGAGGAAGAAGCTGAGCTCAGGTTAACACTCATCGCACTGGATGGTGGCTCTCCGCCCAGATCTGGCACTGCTCAGGTCTACATTGAAGTTGTGGATGTCAACGATAATGCTCCTGAATTTGAGCAGGCTTTCTACAGGGTGCAGATCTCTGAGGACAGTCCAGTAGGCTTCCTTGTTGTGAAGGTCTCTGCCACGGATGTAGACACAGGAGTCAATGGAGAGATTTCCTATTCACTTTTCCAAGCTTCAGATGAGATAAGCAAAACTTTTAAGGTCGATTTCTTGACAGGAGTAATTCGACTAAAAAAACAACTTGATTTCGAAAAATTTCAGTCCTATGAAGTCAATATCGAGGCGAGAGATGCTGGAGGCTTTTCTGGAAAATGCACCGTTCTGATTCAAGTGATGGATGTGAATGACCATGCCCCAGAAGTTACCATGTCTGCATTTACCAGCCCAATACCTGAGAACCAGCCTGAAACTGTGGTTGCACTTTTCAGTGTTTCAGATCTTGATTcaggagaaaatgggaaaataagttGCTCCATTCAGGAGGATCTACCCTTCCTTCTGAAATCTTCTGTGGGGAACTTTTACACTCTACTAACAGAGACACCACTAGACAGAGAAAGCAGAGCCGAGTACAACGTCACTATCACCATCACTGACTTGGGGACACCCAGGCTGACAACACACCTCAACATGACCGTGCTGGTCTCGGACGTCAATGACAACGCCCCCGCCTTCACCCAAACCTCCTACACCCTGTTCGTCCGCGAGAACAACAGCCCCGCCCTGCACATCGGCAGCGTCAGCGCCACAGACAGAGACTCAGGCACCAACGCCCAGATCACCTACTCGCTGCTGCCGCCCCAGGACCCGCACCTGCCCCTCGCCTCCCTGGTCTCCATCAACGCGGACAACGGCCACTTGTTTGCCGTCATCTCGCTGGACTACGAGGTCCTGCAGGCTTTCGAGTTTCGCGTGGGCGCCACAGACCGCGGCTCCCCGGCGCTGAGCAGCGAGGCGCTGGTGCGCGTGCTGGTGCTGGACGCCAACGACAACTCGCCCTTCGTGCTGTACCCGCTGCAAAACGGCTCCGCGCCCTGCACCGAGCTGGTGCCCCGGGCGGCCGAGCCGGGCTACCTGGTGACCAAGGTGGTGGCGGTGGACGGCGACTCGGGCCAGAACGCCTGGCTGTCGTACCAGCTGCTCAAGGCCACGGAGCCCGGGCTGTTCGGTGTGTGGGCGCACAATGGCGAGGTGCGCACCGCCAGGCTGCTGAGCGAGCGCGACGCGGCCAAGCACAGGCTGGTGGTGCTGGTCAAGGACAATGGCGAGCCTCCGCGCTCGGCCACCGCCACGCTGCACGTGCTCCTGGTGGACGGCTTCTCCCAGCCCTACCTGCCGCTCCCGGAGGCGGCcccggcccaggcccaggccgaCTTGCTCACCGTCTACCTGGTGGTAGCGTTGGCCTCGGTGTCTTCGCTCTTCCTCCTCTCGGTGCTCCTGTTCGTGGCGGTGCGGCTGTGCAGGAGGAGCAAGGCGGCCTCAGTGGGTCGCTGCTCGGTGCCTGAGGGCCCCTTTCCAGGACATCTGGTGGACGTGAGCGGCACCGGGAGCCTGTCTCAGAACTATCAGTACGAGGTGTGCCTGGCGGGAGGCTCAGGGACGAATGAGTTCCAGTTCCTGAAACCAGTATTACCTAATATTCAGGGCCATTCTTTTGGgccagaaatggaagaaaactcTAACTTTAGGAATGGCTTTGGTTTCAGCCTTCAGTTAAAGTAA